The following coding sequences lie in one Acidobacteriota bacterium genomic window:
- a CDS encoding FHA domain-containing protein, translating to MRTDQGEWILTEGELAAAAKSLGLARGVLDALPGAAPAPDEVVRTSREVSALEPALKGLFEKALSVLASPARVVRFHTAAADTRVSRSLLAFSPSLPGVWVSLARGGDERRVSLRTQAELRLLVARHLAAGDSLNPDRVGADLSTHGVLALLAACAQIRRARLIALLRHEEAAEVFSPHDIQARLEEAATADFRWPLSFVAPMIPLPVKELGVTKDPRPALVELARAGFLEPVTESETPLFEMSPGGRVFAEGLCQEASRGALSVARAVTGDQIAYDVMLFCRGPFNLFSFFMSGEVGFATTLLAGDLDELLQYAFSEAAPPPPSRSSVQAKADASDSERTVLEAPACTPAWIVVEKGQQIGRRIALFPGASAGRKEDNLLCVPDPGASRKHLAFTLDEEGAWQVEDAGSSNGTFVNETRIGAPVRLKEGDLVRLGQTVLRVTFTPGA from the coding sequence ATGCGAACGGACCAAGGTGAATGGATCCTGACGGAGGGCGAACTCGCCGCGGCCGCGAAGAGCCTCGGCCTGGCACGGGGTGTCCTCGATGCCCTACCCGGGGCGGCTCCGGCGCCGGACGAGGTCGTCCGAACCTCCCGGGAGGTTTCCGCGCTGGAACCCGCCCTCAAGGGCCTCTTCGAAAAGGCCCTCTCGGTCCTCGCCTCCCCGGCCAGGGTGGTGCGCTTCCACACGGCCGCGGCGGACACGCGGGTGAGCCGGAGCCTCCTCGCCTTCTCGCCCTCCCTGCCGGGAGTCTGGGTGAGCCTGGCGCGCGGCGGGGACGAGCGGCGCGTGAGCCTGAGGACCCAGGCCGAGCTGAGGCTCCTCGTGGCACGCCACCTCGCCGCCGGCGATTCGCTGAACCCCGATCGGGTGGGCGCCGACCTCTCCACCCACGGTGTCCTCGCCCTCCTCGCGGCCTGCGCCCAGATCCGGCGCGCGCGCCTCATCGCGCTCCTGCGCCACGAGGAGGCCGCCGAAGTGTTCTCTCCACACGATATCCAGGCCCGCCTGGAGGAGGCCGCCACGGCGGATTTCCGGTGGCCCCTCTCCTTCGTGGCGCCCATGATCCCTCTTCCCGTGAAGGAACTCGGCGTGACCAAGGACCCCCGGCCCGCCCTCGTGGAACTGGCGCGCGCCGGGTTCCTGGAGCCCGTGACCGAGTCCGAGACGCCCCTCTTCGAAATGAGCCCCGGAGGCCGTGTCTTCGCGGAGGGCCTCTGCCAGGAGGCCTCCCGGGGTGCGCTCTCGGTGGCCCGCGCCGTAACCGGCGACCAGATCGCCTACGACGTGATGCTCTTCTGCCGCGGCCCGTTTAACCTCTTCTCCTTTTTCATGAGCGGGGAAGTGGGCTTCGCCACGACCCTCCTGGCGGGAGACCTGGACGAACTCCTCCAGTACGCCTTCTCGGAGGCCGCGCCCCCGCCGCCCTCGCGATCCAGCGTCCAGGCCAAGGCCGATGCCTCGGACTCGGAGCGGACCGTCCTCGAAGCCCCCGCTTGCACTCCGGCATGGATCGTCGTGGAAAAGGGCCAGCAGATCGGCCGGCGGATCGCCCTGTTCCCCGGCGCCTCGGCGGGGCGGAAGGAGGACAACCTCCTCTGTGTGCCCGACCCCGGGGCCTCCCGGAAACACCTCGCCTTCACCCTGGACGAGGAGGGCGCCTGGCAGGTGGAGGACGCGGGGAGCAGCAACGGGACCTTCGTCAACGAGACCCGCATCGGGGCCCCGGTCCGCCTGAAGGAGGGCGACCTCGTGCGCCTCGGTCAGACGGTCCTTCGCGTGACCTTCACGCCGGGAGCCTAG